From the Conger conger chromosome 14, fConCon1.1, whole genome shotgun sequence genome, one window contains:
- the LOC133109899 gene encoding homeobox protein Hox-C13a-like has protein sequence MTTSLVLHPRWADTLMYVYEKSPNENNPNKSQAMEGLSGNCPASHCRDLISHPVLGRHSGSITTHQGSVYSDISSPDAGRQCPAPQSSSSATLGYGYPFGSPYYGCRLSHSHNMNLQQKPCSYHPSEKYTEPSNTLPTEELSSRAKEFAFYPSFASSYQTVPGYLDVSVVPSISAHPEPRHETLIPVEGYQHWALSNGWDGQVYCSKEQTQSAHLWKSPFPDVVPLQPEVNSYRRGRKKRVPYTKLQLKELEKEYAASKFITKDKRRRISATTNLSERQVTIWFQNRRVKEKKFVCKSKSNAHIHTT, from the exons ATGACGACTTCGCTGGTCTTGCATCCACGCTGGGCGGACACCTTGATGTACGTGTATGAAAAAAGCCCGAATGAAAATAATCCAAATAAAAGCCAAGCCATGGAGGGACTAAGCGGGAACTGCCCCGCTAGCCACTGCAGGGATCTGATCTCACACCCAGTGCTGGGACGGCATTCTGGCAGCATAACGACACACCAGGGCTCAGTGTACTCGGATATATCTTCTCCGGACGCCGGTCGACAGTGTCCCGCTCCCCAGTCTTCATCTAGCGCCACTCTGGGATACGGTTACCCGTTTGGAAGCCCTTATTATGGGTGCAGGTTGTCCCACTCACACAACATGAACTTGCAACAGAAGCCGTGCTCTTATCACCCGTCAGAGAAATACACGGAGCCTAGCAACACGCTGCCCACGGAAGAACTGTCCAGCAGAGCCAAAGAGTTCGCGTTTTACCCCAGTTTCGCCAGCTCTTACCAGACTGTCCCAGGTTATTTGGACGTGTCCGTGGTACCTAGTATTAGTGCACATCCGGAACCGAGGCACGAGACATTGATTCCCGTGGAAGGCTACCAGCACTGGGCTCTTTCCAATGGCTGGGATGGGCAGGTGTACTGTTCCAAGGAGCAAACACAGTCTGCTCATCTCTGGAAGTCGCCATTTCCAG ATGTGGTTCCGTTGCAACCTGAAGTCAACAGTTACCGTCGAGGTCGCAAGAAACGGGTTCCGTACACCAAGCTCCAACTTAAGGAGTTGGAGAAAGAGTACGCAGCCAGCAAGTTCATCACCAAAGACAAGAGACGGCGCATCTCGGCCACAACTAACCTCTCCGAGCGCCAGGTTACAATCTGGTTCCAAAACCGTCGGGTCAAAGAGAAGAAATTTGTCTGCAAATCTAAGAGCAATGCGCATATACATACTACTTGA